A single region of the Metarhizium brunneum chromosome 6, complete sequence genome encodes:
- the ERG26 gene encoding Sterol-4-alpha-carboxylate 3-dehydrogenase, decarboxylating, which yields MSKRGDLGRVVVIGGNGFLGHHIVNIALSQWTNQSVSSIDLRCQHNRNSSASYYECDITNSERLLSLLKDLKPDVVIHTASPTLSSETKVVKELFKKVNVDGTQSVVEACQKAGVKALVYTCSASVISDAQTDLRNADERWPVIRGDQQTEYYAETKAAAEQLVLAANRSPPSKLLTTSLRPAGIFGEGDVQALHGFVKAYQTNKSHIQLGDNTNIFDFTYVGNVAHAHLLAAHALLVTASSATQPLDHEKVDGEVFLITNDSPCYFWDFARAVWRACGNETGTSGVWTFGRSTSLTLGLLSEIFFSIIGKPATFTRTRANMATMTRYYNITKAKSVLGYEPLWTLQEGVAKGVAWFLKQGENKA from the exons ATGTCGAAGCGTGGCGATCTCGgccgcgtcgtcgtcatcggcggcaacggcttcCTTGGCCACCACATCGTCAACATCGCCCTCTCCCAATGGACAAACCAATCTGTCTCGTCCATCGACCTCAGGTGCCAGCACAACCGCaactcctccgcctcctACTACGAATGTGACATTACCAACAGCGAGCGCCTACTCTCCCTCCTCAAGGACCTCAAGCCCGATGTGGTTATCCACACCGCCAGCCCAACCCTTAGCAGCGAGACTAAAGTTGTCAAAGAGCTCTTCAAAAAGGTCAACGTCGACGGGACGCAATCTGTCGTCGAGGCCTGCCAAAAGGCCGGCGTCAAGGCCCTAGTTTACACTTGTTCCGCAAGCGTCATTAGCGATGCCCAAACCGACCTCAGAAACGCTGACGAGCGGTGGCCCGTGATCCGCGGCGACCAGCAGACTGAGTACTACGCCGAGACCAAG GCGGCGGCCGAACAACTTGTCCTCGCGGCCAACCGCTCCCCGCCGTCGAAGCTCCTCACCACATCCCTCCGCCCAGCGGGCATattcggcgagggcgacgtcCAGGCCCTGCACGGCTTCGTAAAAGCCTACCAGACCAACAAGTCGCACATCCAGCTCGGCGACAACACCAACATCTTCGACTTCACCTACGTCGGCAACGTCGCGCACGCAcacctcctcgccgcgcACGCGCTCCTCGTCACCGCCTCATCAGCCACCCAGCCCCTGGACCACGAAAAGGTTGACGGCGAGGTCTTCTTGATCACCAATGACTCGCCCTGCTACTTCTGGGACTTTGCGCGCGCCGTATGGCGGGCCTGTGGCAACGAAACCGGCACCAGCGGCGTGTGGACGTTCGGAAGAAGCACCAGCCTGACGCTAGGCCTGCTGAGCGAGATCTTTTTCAGCATAATTGGGAAACCAGCCACGTTTACAAGGACGCGGGCTAACATGGCGACCATGACACGATACTACAATATTACAAAGGCGAAGAGTGTGTTGGGGTATGAGCCGTTGTGGACGCTGCAGGAGGGTGTGGCGAAGGGCGTGGCTTGGTTTTTGAAGCAGGGCGAGAACAAGGCCTAG